One Dunckerocampus dactyliophorus isolate RoL2022-P2 chromosome 18, RoL_Ddac_1.1, whole genome shotgun sequence genomic region harbors:
- the timm29 gene encoding mitochondrial import inner membrane translocase subunit Tim29: protein MASRLTTRMFCAMRETANIPHSQSRWEKLKNSKAGVWSRSLASDYKEACREAVVGIYEHPVKASVYVSVLGGALTCFLSKPDKSSFEAALLERSSQLGLLSSWIRSATSDKHVQSLLKLRNEGRLRHINLGILSIIYSTDYDPDSTLYEAQCSSLSVLWRNLPGRVLDVGFVGHWWVLDSKMTNYDVNEEEFTGLPVHMRVTAPPGVQEVELNERLHRESWLALKLQVEK from the exons ATGGCGTCGCGTTTGACAACCAGGATGTTTTGTGCCATGAGGGAAACCGCAAACATTCCTCACTCACAGAGTCGGtgggaaaaactaaaaaatagcAAAGCAG GTGTATGGAGCCGCAGTCTGGCCTCCGACTACAAAGAGGCGTGTCGGGAGGCGGTGGTTGGCATCTATGAGCATCCTGTCAAAGCATCGGTGTACGTTTCCGTGCTCGGTGGAGCATTAACCTGTTTCCTCTCAAAACCTGACAAGTCGTCCTTTGAGGCCGCTCTGCTGGAACGCTCCAGTCAGCTGGGCCTGCTGTCGTCGTGGATCCGCAGCGCAACCTCCGATAAGCATGTGCAGAGTCTGCTTAAGCTTCGCAATGAGGGCCGTCTGCGACACATCAACCTGGGCATACTCTCGATCATTTATTCGACTGACTACGACCCTGACAGCACACTTTATGAAGCGCAGTGTTCTAGTTTGTCAGTACTCTGGAGAAACTTACCTGGGCGGGTGTTGGATGTAGGCTTTGTTGGCCACTGGTGGGTTCTGGACTCCAAGATGACAAACTATGACGTTAATGAAGAGGAGTTCACAGGCCTGCCTGTGCATATGCGAGTAACAGCACCACCCGGTGTTCAAGAGGTGGAACTGAATGAGCGACTGCACAGAGAGTCCTGGTTAGCACTGAAACTACAAGTTGAGAAGTAA